From the genome of Geoglobus ahangari, one region includes:
- a CDS encoding type II/IV secretion system ATPase subunit produces the protein MLSNPRYDDLRRMMDDYGVEVLEEQEVPEGERLVDEYWVIDGIAKVRILENEESLKRSYNLMEPQVSHDEATLLFTVYEDVRQKLIYSMDDDAFSSLMRTVREVLNDYAVKTSDVLFLKMLYYFVRDFLGLGIVEPILHDENIEDVSCDGYDIPIFVYHRKYGNLATNITLDKETLDNYVLLLAQRANKHLSYANPIVDATLPDGSRIQITYGSEISTRGSTFTIRKFRSEPFTPIDLLELGTLSARMLAYFWLLIEHKRNLMVIGETASGKTTTLNALLMFIPPDSKVVSIEDTREIQLYHDNWIPEVTRLSIEGQEIDMYDLLKAALRQRPEYIIVGEVRGREAQTLFQAMATGHAAYATFHAGDVNQLIHRLEEEPLNVPRVLIQYLDTVIIQSRWVTKTEKKRRAKAVFEILGIEPSSKEILLNPVYKWDPAGDVFLESSSSNKLETISRSTGMSISEILEELDRRTRFLELMHARGVKRFRDVTRMISLYYTNPELAFSRLESED, from the coding sequence ATGCTCAGCAATCCTCGCTACGACGACCTCAGGAGGATGATGGACGACTACGGTGTTGAGGTGCTCGAGGAGCAGGAGGTTCCCGAGGGTGAGAGGCTTGTTGACGAGTACTGGGTGATTGACGGCATAGCCAAGGTCAGGATCCTCGAAAACGAGGAGAGTCTGAAGAGGTCGTACAACCTTATGGAGCCCCAGGTCTCTCACGACGAGGCCACGCTCCTCTTCACGGTTTACGAGGATGTGAGGCAGAAGCTGATCTACTCGATGGATGATGATGCTTTCAGCTCGCTAATGAGAACTGTTAGGGAGGTGCTCAACGACTATGCAGTGAAGACGTCAGACGTGCTATTTCTGAAAATGCTCTACTACTTTGTCAGGGACTTTCTCGGCCTCGGCATAGTGGAGCCAATTCTGCATGACGAGAACATCGAGGATGTAAGCTGCGACGGGTACGACATACCCATCTTCGTGTACCACAGGAAGTACGGAAACCTCGCCACCAACATCACCCTTGACAAGGAAACGCTCGACAACTACGTGCTACTGCTCGCCCAGAGGGCCAACAAGCACCTGAGCTACGCAAACCCAATAGTTGACGCAACCCTGCCGGACGGAAGCAGGATTCAGATCACCTATGGTAGTGAGATCTCGACAAGGGGGAGCACATTCACGATCAGAAAGTTCAGGAGTGAGCCGTTCACACCCATTGACCTGCTCGAACTCGGAACCCTCTCTGCGAGAATGCTCGCCTACTTCTGGCTCCTGATCGAGCACAAGAGGAACCTGATGGTGATCGGCGAGACCGCAAGCGGAAAGACGACCACGCTCAACGCCCTGCTCATGTTCATCCCTCCAGACAGCAAGGTGGTGTCCATAGAGGACACGAGGGAGATCCAGCTGTACCACGACAACTGGATTCCTGAGGTGACGAGGCTAAGCATAGAGGGGCAGGAGATTGACATGTACGATCTGCTTAAGGCCGCCCTCAGGCAGAGGCCGGAGTACATAATCGTGGGAGAGGTGAGGGGAAGGGAGGCACAGACACTCTTTCAGGCAATGGCCACAGGACATGCCGCCTATGCTACATTCCATGCCGGTGATGTTAATCAGCTCATACACAGGCTCGAGGAGGAGCCGCTGAACGTTCCGAGGGTTCTGATCCAGTACCTTGACACGGTCATCATCCAGAGCAGGTGGGTGACGAAAACAGAGAAGAAAAGGAGGGCAAAAGCTGTTTTCGAGATACTCGGGATAGAGCCTTCCTCGAAGGAGATTCTGCTCAATCCCGTCTACAAGTGGGATCCTGCCGGAGACGTGTTCCTTGAGAGCTCGTCCTCGAACAAGCTCGAGACGATTTCCCGCTCCACCGGGATGAGCATATCGGAGATCCTTGAGGAGCTGGACAGGAGGACGAGGTTTCTGGAACTCATGCACGCCCGTGGTGTGAAGAGGTTCAGGGACGTGACGAGGATGATCTCCCTCTACTACACCAATCCCGAACTCGCGTTCAGTCGCCTTGAGTCGGAGGATTAG
- a CDS encoding DUF2341 domain-containing protein produces the protein MLRDSRGVSPVIGFILLLQILIIFLAFVQTTLIPDQLKRIEADNVKVIKSEFDKFSAEISSGENAYLVVKTPQYPDYLFLLTPEPAGFSIRLEPFTINVSMNLTLPNGTEVRVERAFESARLYLTVENYFYPDTTFVLENTALFQESNGRVAAVGDQKMVKNGLNLVLIRGEMSSAYNSPHEFAFHVVSSGGRYYAKNITVSFDSYYPNYWRGLGYNVTGNRVSIEIPSGFFSATVLSPVEGGRERAQAMIKLNPFDSYTLSPGDTVDFEVQLIDRYLNPVAGERINVTVSGGVGTATPDLTETDTAGVARATFRATTPGTGSVTFTYANLSQSYEVTVKSTGSAAGGILQVSWLNTSGTWDVGTSGFLRLLAVKVTDTSGQPIPSVPVSFAVSNTSVVELNTTSAYTNADGIAYTLAFAKSNGSVSIYAFAGDAGDVLSYSVVNVTKFWLAGWSYRVPITIQENSGTGLTDYQVLITLDGSFNWSATSSDGSDVRFTDEFGNALSYWIEEWNYGTSAKIWVKVPSIPASGTTTIYLYYGNSAANSESNGTSTFVFFDDFDDGDVSDWYSKNAWITGLAFSGRNVLYLYPTGSTSFQHFAVPLNCNIGLQDYIVGAYIYDRNPAGSVLLHYVDDGNWWGMELYTGGNRDIFRPYIGGVDKGWVYTHWPCSISARTWYKIEVEAHPDSFRLYVDGTLTWSQSVASAYQLTGYSKVGFVEHLGYGPLYADYIYVRKYASSEPTVIIGPEERY, from the coding sequence GTGCTGAGAGACAGCCGGGGAGTCTCGCCCGTAATCGGATTCATTCTCCTGCTTCAGATACTGATAATCTTCCTCGCATTTGTCCAGACCACCCTCATCCCTGACCAGCTGAAGAGAATAGAGGCCGACAACGTCAAGGTCATCAAATCGGAGTTCGACAAGTTCTCTGCAGAGATTTCATCTGGCGAGAACGCGTATCTCGTGGTCAAAACCCCTCAGTACCCGGACTACCTCTTCCTGCTCACCCCCGAGCCCGCAGGGTTCTCGATAAGGCTCGAGCCCTTCACGATTAACGTGAGCATGAACCTCACCCTTCCCAACGGAACCGAGGTGCGTGTGGAGAGGGCATTCGAGAGCGCGAGGCTGTACCTGACGGTGGAGAACTACTTCTATCCAGACACCACGTTCGTTCTCGAGAACACCGCCCTCTTTCAGGAGAGCAACGGCAGAGTTGCGGCCGTTGGAGACCAGAAGATGGTTAAAAACGGGTTGAACCTCGTTCTGATCAGGGGTGAGATGTCATCTGCATACAACTCCCCGCATGAGTTCGCATTCCACGTCGTTTCCTCGGGCGGGAGGTACTACGCCAAGAACATAACCGTCAGCTTCGATAGCTACTACCCAAACTACTGGAGGGGGCTGGGATACAACGTCACGGGGAACAGGGTGAGCATAGAGATCCCGTCGGGTTTCTTCTCGGCAACCGTGCTGTCCCCGGTTGAGGGTGGCAGGGAGAGAGCGCAGGCCATGATCAAGCTTAACCCGTTCGACAGCTACACCCTCTCTCCCGGAGACACTGTGGATTTCGAGGTGCAGCTCATAGACAGGTACCTCAACCCGGTTGCCGGGGAGAGGATTAACGTGACGGTTTCTGGCGGAGTGGGGACAGCAACACCAGACCTCACGGAAACCGACACGGCAGGGGTGGCAAGGGCCACGTTCAGGGCCACCACACCCGGAACTGGCTCGGTTACGTTCACCTACGCCAACCTCTCGCAGAGCTACGAGGTCACCGTGAAAAGCACGGGGAGCGCTGCAGGAGGAATTCTGCAGGTGAGCTGGCTGAACACCAGCGGGACGTGGGATGTTGGCACGTCCGGATTTCTGAGGCTGCTTGCCGTGAAGGTGACCGACACGTCAGGGCAGCCAATCCCGTCAGTCCCCGTTAGCTTTGCTGTGAGCAACACGAGCGTTGTCGAGCTGAACACGACCTCAGCCTACACGAACGCAGACGGTATCGCCTACACCCTCGCGTTCGCGAAGTCCAACGGGAGTGTCAGCATATACGCCTTCGCCGGTGATGCGGGAGACGTGCTGAGCTACAGCGTCGTGAACGTCACGAAGTTCTGGCTCGCCGGGTGGAGCTACAGGGTGCCGATAACGATTCAGGAGAACTCCGGAACCGGACTGACAGACTACCAGGTCCTCATCACCCTCGATGGCTCGTTCAACTGGAGTGCCACCAGCTCAGACGGTTCGGACGTGAGGTTCACCGACGAGTTCGGAAACGCGCTGAGCTACTGGATAGAAGAGTGGAACTACGGAACCTCCGCGAAGATCTGGGTGAAGGTTCCGAGCATTCCCGCGAGCGGAACGACAACCATATACCTGTACTACGGAAATTCCGCAGCAAATTCCGAAAGCAACGGGACGAGCACGTTCGTTTTCTTTGACGACTTTGACGACGGAGATGTGTCGGACTGGTACTCGAAAAATGCCTGGATAACTGGGCTTGCATTCTCTGGAAGAAATGTCCTCTATCTCTATCCAACTGGCTCGACGAGCTTTCAGCACTTCGCCGTGCCCCTGAACTGCAACATAGGCCTGCAGGACTACATCGTGGGCGCATACATCTACGACAGGAATCCCGCAGGCAGCGTGCTGCTCCACTACGTGGATGACGGGAACTGGTGGGGAATGGAGCTGTACACCGGAGGTAACAGGGACATATTCAGACCGTACATCGGCGGGGTTGACAAGGGCTGGGTGTACACCCACTGGCCCTGCTCAATATCTGCGAGGACATGGTACAAAATAGAGGTCGAAGCACATCCCGATAGCTTCAGGCTGTATGTGGATGGCACCCTTACGTGGAGCCAGAGCGTTGCGAGTGCATACCAGCTCACGGGATACTCAAAGGTTGGATTCGTGGAGCACCTCGGGTACGGCCCGCTCTATGCGGACTACATCTACGTCAGAAAGTACGCGAGCTCTGAGCCCACAGTCATCATTGGCCCAGAGGAGAGGTACTGA
- a CDS encoding thiolase family protein yields the protein MPAVIVDGVRTPVGKFGGSLKDLQAYELGAIAIRALMKRAGVKPLATKDSYDFYPAKLPKGRIELEGDYEFDGVEVEIDEVIMGNVLQAAQGQNPARQAGIYSGIPKEIPAYTLNKVCGSGLKAVVAAAQSIGDGAKAVVAGGMESMSNAPYAMRKARWGYRMSINAIDEVIDVMVYDGLWEKFYGYHMGNTAENIAELYGISREEQDELAYESHMRAVKAIDDGIFAQEIEPVVIKTKKGEVVVDTDEHPRRDTSLEKLAKLPPVFKKGGTVTAGNASGVNDGAAALLLMDEKYAEELGLEPKVRVVSYASAGIDPAYMGLGPIPAIQKAVKRAGISLDDIELIELNEAFAAQALAVVKELNLDLERVNVHGSGISLGHPIGATGARITVTLIHEMERRKADYGLASLCIGGGMGIAVVFERV from the coding sequence ATGCCAGCGGTCATTGTTGATGGCGTGCGAACCCCTGTGGGAAAGTTTGGAGGTTCGCTTAAGGATCTGCAGGCTTACGAACTCGGAGCGATTGCGATAAGAGCCCTTATGAAGAGAGCCGGAGTGAAGCCACTCGCAACCAAGGACTCATACGACTTCTACCCGGCAAAGCTGCCGAAGGGCAGGATAGAGCTTGAGGGAGACTACGAGTTCGATGGTGTTGAGGTCGAGATTGATGAGGTGATCATGGGCAACGTTCTGCAGGCCGCGCAGGGCCAGAACCCGGCAAGACAGGCCGGAATTTACTCTGGAATTCCAAAGGAGATTCCTGCATATACTCTCAATAAGGTCTGCGGAAGCGGATTGAAGGCTGTTGTGGCTGCAGCTCAGTCGATCGGCGATGGGGCAAAGGCTGTTGTGGCGGGTGGAATGGAGAGCATGAGCAACGCCCCGTATGCGATGAGAAAGGCGAGATGGGGCTACAGGATGAGCATCAACGCAATAGATGAGGTCATTGACGTGATGGTCTACGACGGGCTGTGGGAGAAGTTCTATGGATACCATATGGGCAACACGGCAGAGAACATAGCCGAGCTCTACGGCATAAGCAGGGAGGAGCAGGACGAGCTGGCTTACGAGAGCCACATGAGGGCCGTGAAGGCGATAGATGACGGCATCTTTGCTCAGGAGATTGAGCCTGTCGTCATCAAGACCAAGAAGGGAGAGGTTGTTGTAGACACGGACGAGCACCCGAGAAGAGACACGAGCCTTGAAAAGCTCGCAAAGCTCCCGCCCGTCTTCAAGAAGGGTGGAACAGTCACGGCAGGGAATGCAAGTGGAGTGAATGACGGCGCTGCTGCTCTGCTTCTGATGGATGAGAAGTACGCAGAGGAGCTGGGGCTCGAGCCGAAGGTGAGGGTTGTGAGCTACGCCTCGGCAGGTATTGATCCCGCGTACATGGGCCTCGGGCCGATTCCGGCGATCCAGAAGGCGGTGAAGAGGGCAGGGATAAGCCTGGACGACATTGAGCTTATAGAGCTGAACGAGGCCTTTGCTGCCCAGGCTCTGGCTGTGGTGAAGGAGCTGAACCTTGATCTCGAGAGGGTGAACGTTCACGGCAGCGGAATCAGCCTAGGACATCCCATCGGAGCGACAGGAGCGAGGATTACCGTCACGCTGATCCACGAAATGGAGAGGAGAAAGGCAGATTACGGTCTTGCTTCGCTCTGCATCGGCGGTGGAATGGGAATTGCAGTGGTGTTTGAGAGGGTTTGA
- a CDS encoding type II toxin-antitoxin system VapC family toxin: MKVFIDTSVLIRHYYGVDKSIRLLNFALNENDAVISPNVIEETFFKLLYIETERLFGKTGKYAVKDRFLKHREKFRSVEKYIVGFIIENVESGIIELLNVNSEILRKSVEIGFNYGLLPNDALIAAACKHYGIKKIATFDDDFRKVDFLEIITLHE, translated from the coding sequence GTGAAGGTGTTCATTGATACCTCGGTTCTCATCAGGCACTATTATGGAGTTGATAAATCTATAAGGCTCCTCAATTTTGCTTTAAACGAAAACGATGCGGTCATTTCACCCAATGTTATTGAAGAAACGTTCTTTAAGCTACTTTACATTGAAACCGAGAGGCTTTTCGGCAAAACTGGGAAATATGCTGTTAAAGACAGGTTCCTGAAGCACAGAGAAAAGTTCAGGAGTGTTGAGAAGTACATTGTCGGATTCATCATCGAAAATGTCGAGTCGGGCATTATTGAGCTGCTGAACGTTAACAGCGAAATTTTAAGAAAATCGGTTGAAATCGGATTTAATTATGGACTGCTTCCCAACGACGCTCTGATAGCAGCAGCCTGCAAGCATTATGGAATAAAGAAAATAGCGACCTTCGATGATGACTTCAGAAAAGTGGATTTCCTTGAAATAATCACACTACACGAATAA
- a CDS encoding antitoxin family protein, whose protein sequence is MPEVIEVIYENGVLKPVGKVNLKEGERLKVILKRVDLEEFVMAKLPENKIKELEERFESEGVH, encoded by the coding sequence ATGCCAGAGGTGATAGAGGTAATCTATGAAAATGGAGTTTTAAAACCTGTGGGAAAAGTCAATCTTAAGGAAGGTGAGCGGCTGAAAGTCATTTTGAAGAGGGTAGATCTTGAAGAATTTGTAATGGCCAAATTGCCTGAAAACAAGATTAAAGAGCTTGAAGAGAGGTTCGAAAGTGAAGGTGTTCATTGA
- a CDS encoding PIN domain-containing protein — protein sequence MFGLFELLPSNVGIETVDFMRKYEFLLNDALIAATCRHYGIKRIATFDNDFERSISLK from the coding sequence TTGTTTGGCCTTTTTGAACTGCTTCCAAGCAATGTTGGAATTGAAACTGTGGATTTCATGAGGAAATATGAGTTCTTACTAAACGACGCTTTGATAGCGGCTACATGCAGACATTATGGCATAAAGAGGATAGCAACATTCGATAATGATTTTGAGAGGTCGATTTCCTTGAAGTAG
- a CDS encoding PIN domain-containing protein, whose protein sequence is MIGKVEDGEISGFISDVVISEVSYGYVRAVTGLKAYELKRKVGKLGLTLLLL, encoded by the coding sequence TTGATTGGTAAAGTGGAGGATGGAGAGATCTCCGGATTTATCAGCGATGTGGTAATATCTGAAGTTTCTTACGGCTATGTAAGGGCAGTAACGGGCCTAAAGGCTTATGAGCTTAAAAGAAAAGTCGGAAAATTGGGATTGACTTTACTCCTCTTGTAG
- a CDS encoding cupin domain-containing protein — MPDLEVSNLKDLISYQEDSIVSRTIIDRETGTVTLFAFDKGQGLSEHTAPFDAIVYVVEGEVEVKISGRPYHLKEGDMIVMPANEPHALKALSRFKMLLVMIRD, encoded by the coding sequence ATGCCGGATTTGGAGGTTTCAAATCTCAAAGATCTCATCAGCTACCAAGAAGACTCAATCGTGAGCAGAACGATAATAGACAGGGAAACCGGTACCGTAACGCTGTTCGCCTTCGACAAGGGGCAGGGGCTGAGCGAGCACACTGCTCCGTTCGATGCAATAGTTTACGTTGTTGAGGGAGAGGTTGAGGTGAAGATCTCCGGCAGGCCGTATCACCTCAAGGAAGGAGACATGATAGTGATGCCGGCCAACGAGCCCCACGCTCTGAAGGCCCTGAGCAGGTTCAAGATGCTTCTGGTGATGATAAGAGACTAA